In Miscanthus floridulus cultivar M001 chromosome 8, ASM1932011v1, whole genome shotgun sequence, the sequence CCTGCTGGAATGTTGGGATAAGGCTCTTCGTTTGGATCCTGGCCGTGTTTTTGGCCGTGGGTGGGCAGGAACTGGCTTGCCTTCGATGAAATTTGGGGTGTTCCCCTTGTGATTCGGGCGCTGTTTCGTTGGTTGCTTGTGTTGTGTCACACACTTGAGGGACGGCCTGCGCCTTGCGCCAAACTTGAGTTCCCGAATTTTCCTGGTGGAATTGGGAACAGTCGGGCTAGGGATCTCGCATGGGCGCACCAGAATTGATCCTTTCCGTGGAAATTTTGCCGCTCCAGTCGAAGTTTAGGCGCTTGTGGTTATGAATTAGTATCTAGTTTTTAGGCTTTATCCTGATGAAGATAGCCAAGCAGTTCTGATCTAATAAAGCATTATCTTGGCCTGTTTATTCTTCATACAATTTATCATTTGCGTGTAGTTTAGGACACCTGTGCCTCAGGAAGCAATGAAGATCCATTTCGTTGCTGTGTCAATTGCTAATCTCACATGTGTACACATGATTCCTTGCCTAAGGCCCAGGCAAAGAGCTGACGCTTAGTTCTTAGTACATTGTTGAGTGGATAAGTAAGGTGATTTTAATTAGGAAAAGGTGTATCCTTTCGCAACAAGATTGGCTTCAGACTGGTTGATTTTGGACCAAACTGTGGCAAAGGGAATCCTTTGCCAAGGCCCATCCATGTGCTAGTGCTAGCGATCTGTACTGGACAAGGGAGGACCAAGAGGAAAAGTATAGAAGCTAGCTTTGCTTCAAATTCTTTCCTTGCACTGGTaacttagcatttctcaaaagGGTGGAATCATTGGCTCAAGTGCAGAATCATTTGATTCCTTTAATTAAAAACTCATCTGTTGTTGTTTTCCCTTCTAATCTGACAGATCTGAGATCAGGCATGAGGTGCTCCATGTGAGACTTTATTTAATTGGCAATGTAGATCACATCTAACATGCTCCATTGATATGATTATTTAATGCCTTTGGTTGATCCACCTGCTTCCTTCTTTTTCTGCCTGCCCGGCCAGTTCTGGATCCCATAAAGTCTATATATAACCTCTCCTGCCTTGCTTTTATTCTCCATTCTGGACTGAAGTTCCATCAGCTTCTCCAAGGAGAGCGAAAGGTCTTGTAGGGGCAAAGCTTCATTTTGCTGGTAATTTGGTACTTGGTGTCTCATATCCTTGCCCTTCCCAGGGAGAGTCAATTTATTTTGTTTACATCGTGAGAATCTGGTGGAAATGATCTCATTTCAATACTTATTTTGTAAAACTGGAACCTAAGTAAATCTTCTTTGGTTATGTCTTGCAATATGCAGCTAGATTTACTTACATAAGAAAATGTGTTCCAGTTGACAACTTGTGAATGCATtagatatatatacatacacatgTGTATTTAGTCCTCGCGTGGTGGCGCAATGGTGTCACAGGCATTTTCTGTGCATACTCTTTAAGGGTTGCTTTTTTCTGTTGCTTGCCATATCTTGAATGATGTATGTTAAGGAATCTGTGGCAtgatcttacatgacatttcataAATTTACTCTTCCTCGCAAAGAATGTAACCATGCCCATTTATGACAGATTTCTGAGAAAATGGCAAGAAGTGCGAGAGCTAGGAAGCATGTGGCTCGTCAGCTCAAGTCCACCCATCCCATTCCTTCATACCGATGGAAGGCAAAGGCGATGAAAAAATCCAACCGGAAGCAAGCGTTGCCAGCCTTGCAAAAGATGGACTGGGAAGATGCCAATTGCTCTGTGTGCATGGAATACCCACATAACGCTGTGCTCATCCTCTGTTCATCCCACGATAAGGGCTGTCGTCCTTACATGTGTGGAACTAGCTACCGCCACTCTAATTGCTTGGATCAGTTCAAGAAAGCCTACACCAAGGGGGCATTGCTTGAGGAAGTTCCTGCAAATAGCGTTGGCACTAATCTGGACTCAGCGCCATTGACTGCAGAAAAAACTGAGTCCATTGACCTTGCATGTCCATTGTGCCGTGGCAAGGTGAAAGGGTGGACAGTGGTAGAACCAGCTCGAAGCTACCTCAATGGAAAAAGGAGAACATGCATGCAGGATGGTTGCTCATTTGTGGGGACCTACAAGGAGCTCCGCAAGCATGTCAAGATGGAACACCCTCTTGCAAAGCCAAGGGAAGTTGATCCTGTCCTTGAGCAAAAATGGAGATTGCTCGAGATTGAAAGGGAGCGGCAAGATGCGCTCAGTACCATCACTGCAACAATGGGCAGAGCCGTTGTTCTTGGTGATTATGTGCTAGACTTGGAGGATGGAGTGGACTTGGAGGATGTTGACAGTGATGCTGATGTTGATGATGGCCGTGGGACAGAAAACACTCGTAGGATGCTACTATTTATTATGCGCCAAGTTGCTCAACATCATCAAAACCAAAGGTTTCAGAATGCGACCGGTGCATCTGACCATGCCGAGGACAATTATGTGGTGAGCAGTGGTGCCAATGGAACCACACCATACTCTTACCCTTTGGAAGGGGAGGATGAGAATGATATGGTTGTGGCCGGAGGCAGAAGCACTGATGTGCTCAGACCAGAGAGGAGGCGCCGTCGCCGGCGCAGGAACCGTGGAAGATTATTTTTAGGTGCTAATTGAGAGGACAGGTGGCCAGGTGGGGTTTAACCGCCATAGGAGTACATACAGAAATGCTTCCCTGGTGCCTGGCATTCATCAATTCCGGCCTCAATTTACTTGTTCATGATCATGTACCAAGTAGTTATGTTAACATCAGCTCATTGTTTGCCATCAATGTATGTTATCTCACATTCTTTGTTGAAAAGGAAAACACCGCATCCATCTCTTGCGGTTTGTGTAGTCTCTATTTCTGTCTACTGATTTAGTTACAGCATTTGTTGGAGGTCGTATTAGATTTGTCTTAGACCGTCTCCAATAAggagacccaaacccaaaataggtAGCGAGAGATCCAAAAGCAGTCTTTATCAGACTACCTATatgggagacctattttgggttgtctgagagacacaacccaaatatgagtatcctctcttctGAAAACTCATTtgtagaaaggattctcttttggatcttgttGGAGAAAATATCGAATAGGTATTAAACTTTTtttctgtagcgctacccaaaggacgaatatgtcttgtattttgggtgttgttgttggagatagtcttaagTAAAACATATCTAATTTAAAGGTTTATAAAAAAGTATAGCAACGCCTacaacatactccctccgtccggaTATGTTGTCGTTTTAGCTCTGTTCTTGTGCAGCGAAAAGGTATCTGAATCTAACATAAACGGTGTACAGGTGCATTAAATACCGAGTGAATCTGGACAGCTCGGGGGCACTCTAAAACGACTCACAAagggggacagagggagtattaatTTTATATAATCTTCATAGTGCATTCTTATTATCATGTTTGACTTATGAAAATTCAAAACCACCAAACGGAGGACATACTAATTAATTACTGTACTGATAACATTCGACACAGGTGTGGTCGCTCCTCTTCCGTCGTCGTTCGTGTTTTAAATGGGGCCAACCCTAGTATTTAGTTTGTGATTTAGCCTGTGCTTACATAAAAAGCATGCATGTTCATGCACCTTGTCATTTTCGGATGAACTTCTCAAAAACAATTGTGTGCCAACTCAGCAAGTCGcataattttttctttttttgaacgatcGGAATATGTTTTCTAATTAATCGGTTTCCACGTTACACAGGCAGTAGGCCTTCACAAATCAGCTTTGGCTGTATACTATCACCAAACCTGCACCGCTACCAAACTTCCAGTAGAATTTAGCATAGTACCGCTACCAAACTGAAGtagtaacaacaacaacaaagccgcCCCATCCGTtcagcttaccccatattcagcttattcggtttgttttttcagccggaacaatatttttctctcacaacaattcagccagaacagtgtttttcagctaatTTCAGTCAAGATTCAGCGAGCCGAACAGGGCCAAACCCAAACTGTAGAAGTAACATTATACAATTAAAATTAATAGCCTCAACATACACTCTCTAACTGATGTTCCAGTGACATAACATTACAGTTTTGTACAGCATAATTTTACAGAACATTTACTTCTATATACAGTAGCTAAGACAGCTCTGGAATACCATAGATCCACGTCCACAGCAGGTCGTCCAGCATGACCTTTGACCACACATCTAAGTATTGGGTAcaatacccagtgcagagagctcccgctctgtacggggatttggggaagggtgtcagtgacaagccttaccctcgcctgtgcaatgcgaggagaccgcgactcgaacccgggacctttcgatcacagacggtaagactctactgcttgcaccaggcccgcccttctattGGGTACAATACAACAGCATAAATTAGTCAGCACATTTGAGCTGGCGCACTTTCATGCCACCTCCATCAACACCAAAGATCATCACACTATCAATAGTGGCCGAGACTGCCACACTTTAGGTCATCACATCTCTTGGTAGAATCAGACTTCCTAATGATTGTAGGCACGCCGTAACACACAGGAGATGCGCCAATCAGAAATGGAAGCCTGCAAGCCTGCCTAGCTTCACTTAAATATGAAGCT encodes:
- the LOC136474976 gene encoding uncharacterized protein, whose translation is MARSARARKHVARQLKSTHPIPSYRWKAKAMKKSNRKQALPALQKMDWEDANCSVCMEYPHNAVLILCSSHDKGCRPYMCGTSYRHSNCLDQFKKAYTKGALLEEVPANSVGTNLDSAPLTAEKTESIDLACPLCRGKVKGWTVVEPARSYLNGKRRTCMQDGCSFVGTYKELRKHVKMEHPLAKPREVDPVLEQKWRLLEIERERQDALSTITATMGRAVVLGDYVLDLEDGVDLEDVDSDADVDDGRGTENTRRMLLFIMRQVAQHHQNQRFQNATGASDHAEDNYVVSSGANGTTPYSYPLEGEDENDMVVAGGRSTDVLRPERRRRRRRRNRGRLFLGAN